The following proteins are co-located in the Legionella busanensis genome:
- a CDS encoding MerR family transcriptional regulator — MKCYIKEISELAQTSTRTLRHYDKIGLLKPSFREANGYRCYTKPDLAKLQQIIALNYFGFSLKIIKDILQKAHNIYTHLQAQQKVLKKQKEHLQ; from the coding sequence ATGAAATGTTATATTAAAGAAATAAGTGAGTTAGCTCAAACATCCACCCGGACGCTGAGACACTACGATAAAATTGGTTTATTAAAACCTTCCTTTCGTGAAGCAAATGGGTATCGTTGTTATACTAAGCCTGATTTAGCAAAATTACAGCAAATTATTGCTTTGAATTACTTTGGTTTTAGTTTAAAGATCATAAAAGATATTTTGCAAAAGGCTCACAATATCTATACACATCTTCAAGCGCAGCAGAAAGTGCTTAAAAAGCAAAAGGAGCATTTGCAGTAG
- a CDS encoding GNAT family N-acetyltransferase has product MTLFNTFHKLEHQFFSLLSFEQMNLSCLNAYATGVKASNLNPAILNTVNSCLKEDILSCASFYRQKSLPWSIILPDYLCTKDILSLLNTEKLLLIDKGIAMQIVLNPSNFVPSLLNISEMKQALETWSIPLLHGFESTPDIMDIYIKQHQMAVQTNDNIYHFTGFIKGKPICSLTLSIYEDSARLDDIATIPAYQKKGYATELTHAALHHAFCLGIKTCFLEAATSGLNVYKRIGFQPLFTNLYYEDDKEFVG; this is encoded by the coding sequence ATGACTCTCTTTAATACCTTCCATAAACTTGAGCATCAGTTTTTTTCGCTACTTAGTTTTGAACAAATGAATTTAAGTTGTTTAAACGCCTATGCCACAGGGGTAAAAGCGTCCAACTTAAACCCCGCTATTCTAAATACAGTTAATTCTTGTCTTAAGGAAGATATTTTAAGCTGTGCATCGTTTTATAGACAAAAAAGTTTGCCTTGGTCAATAATTTTGCCTGATTATTTATGCACTAAAGACATTTTATCTCTACTTAATACAGAAAAATTGTTGCTGATAGATAAAGGTATAGCAATGCAGATCGTTTTAAATCCATCTAACTTTGTGCCATCATTACTAAACATTAGTGAGATGAAACAAGCACTAGAGACATGGAGTATTCCCCTACTTCATGGATTTGAGTCTACACCTGATATTATGGATATTTATATTAAGCAGCATCAAATGGCCGTACAAACAAATGACAATATTTATCATTTCACTGGTTTTATTAAAGGAAAACCTATCTGTTCACTAACTTTATCTATTTATGAAGATAGTGCTCGACTAGATGATATTGCAACAATACCTGCTTATCAAAAAAAAGGTTATGCTACCGAACTTACTCATGCAGCTTTGCATCATGCCTTTTGTTTGGGAATAAAAACATGCTTTTTAGAGGCTGCAACATCAGGCCTAAATGTATATAAGCGAATAGGTTTTCAACCCCTTTTTACGAATTTGTATTATGAAGATGACAAAGAATTTGTAGGATGA
- a CDS encoding cupin domain-containing protein, protein MQAINLKEKFALFNDYWSPKIIGEINDTHVKLAKFKGEFVWHVPESEDELFLVIEGQLLIQLKDRDIYLNKGEFVIIPKVVEHKPIAQDEVHVLLLEPKTTINTGNIEDENLTKKVLNQI, encoded by the coding sequence ATGCAAGCAATTAATCTTAAAGAGAAATTTGCATTATTTAATGATTATTGGTCACCAAAAATTATCGGTGAAATAAATGACACTCATGTAAAGTTAGCTAAATTTAAAGGCGAATTTGTTTGGCATGTGCCTGAAAGTGAAGATGAATTATTCTTAGTGATAGAAGGACAATTATTAATTCAGCTTAAAGACAGAGATATTTATTTGAATAAAGGTGAGTTTGTTATTATTCCTAAAGTCGTTGAACATAAACCCATAGCCCAAGACGAAGTTCATGTCCTGCTACTTGAGCCGAAAACCACAATCAATACAGGTAATATTGAAGATGAAAATTTAACTAAAAAAGTATTAAATCAAATCTAA
- a CDS encoding GNAT family N-acetyltransferase, translating into MKDIQVVTYQEHLKDQVIKLISSIQQQEFNIPLSIEDQPDLLNILNYYQVDNGNFWCAIIDSHVIGTIGLIDIGNGQGVLRKMFVAKNYRGKEQGIAQLLLNKVLGWCADRQIDEIYLGTVSIFIAAQKFYLKNGFSEIRQCKLPDNFPIMTVDTKFYVYRGGKDYASN; encoded by the coding sequence ATGAAAGATATACAAGTGGTAACTTATCAAGAGCATTTAAAAGATCAGGTTATAAAACTTATAAGTAGCATACAGCAACAAGAATTTAATATTCCCTTATCTATTGAAGATCAGCCTGATCTATTAAATATTCTTAATTATTATCAGGTAGATAATGGTAATTTCTGGTGCGCGATAATAGACAGTCACGTTATTGGGACGATTGGTTTAATAGATATAGGAAATGGGCAAGGCGTCTTGCGTAAGATGTTTGTAGCTAAAAATTATAGAGGGAAAGAACAAGGCATTGCTCAATTATTATTAAATAAAGTCTTAGGCTGGTGTGCAGATAGGCAAATTGATGAAATTTATTTGGGCACAGTTTCAATTTTTATTGCAGCGCAAAAATTTTATTTAAAAAATGGTTTTAGTGAAATTAGACAATGTAAATTACCAGATAATTTTCCCATTATGACTGTAGATACTAAATTTTATGTGTATCGGGGAGGAAAAGATTATGCAAGCAATTAA
- a CDS encoding LuxR C-terminal-related transcriptional regulator produces MARKYAFDVSKEMQIIRYENGVKLIKPTPLVYPSVDDLFSLPFNIYFLSPESIIQDMSETTANLCGFYSRKDAIGKTARAVSKRESAEFSIQHNNEVLTNKSIVIKNEHFLRLDDFEFYDLAIKYPLFNDNGKIIGIFGCSIPLDILAQSVQTLIKTGLLSDNRMFHSNTNLIFLDDKSDHYPYTIEKIKSLFTKKFKQHIRQREAECLFYILKGKSAREIGPILNLSPRTIEYYLNTLKDKLNCKKKSEMINMVIDLLSY; encoded by the coding sequence ATGGCGAGAAAATATGCTTTTGATGTAAGTAAAGAAATGCAAATAATAAGGTATGAAAATGGCGTTAAATTAATTAAACCTACGCCCTTAGTTTATCCTTCAGTAGATGATTTGTTTAGCTTGCCTTTCAATATTTATTTTTTATCTCCAGAGAGTATTATTCAAGATATGAGCGAAACAACTGCTAATCTATGTGGTTTTTACTCAAGAAAAGATGCTATTGGTAAAACAGCACGCGCAGTTTCAAAGAGAGAATCTGCTGAATTCTCTATTCAACATAATAATGAAGTCCTAACTAACAAATCTATCGTAATTAAAAATGAACACTTTTTAAGATTAGATGACTTTGAATTTTATGACTTAGCTATCAAATACCCGCTTTTTAATGACAATGGAAAAATTATAGGTATTTTTGGCTGTTCTATACCCTTAGATATATTGGCTCAATCAGTCCAAACGTTAATTAAAACAGGTTTACTGTCAGATAATCGGATGTTTCACAGCAATACTAATTTAATTTTTTTAGATGATAAAAGTGACCATTATCCATATACAATTGAAAAAATAAAATCTTTATTTACTAAAAAATTTAAGCAGCATATAAGGCAGCGGGAAGCAGAATGCTTATTTTATATACTTAAAGGTAAATCAGCACGTGAAATTGGCCCTATTCTCAATTTATCACCAAGGACAATTGAATATTATTTAAATACGCTTAAAGATAAATTAAATTGTAAAAAAAAGTCAGAAATGATTAATATGGTTATCGATTTATTAAGTTATTAA
- a CDS encoding cupin domain-containing protein, whose translation MKTSFRCVVTGKKSDGTSFIEEDYSASKSPLGIYDFWATEEMPPSSQAKNSLLNKPTSLEPSENGTIFRFFEIPPTDKNCSREEAEKQAQEAFTAAKGAHCRINTKRHPMMHTTNTIDYVVVLKGEVTLLLDEGEVKLKPFDAVVQRSTNHYWINEGKEPVLMLGVLLTTKK comes from the coding sequence ATGAAAACATCTTTTCGTTGTGTGGTTACTGGCAAAAAATCAGATGGTACTTCCTTTATAGAAGAAGATTACAGTGCATCAAAAAGCCCTCTAGGGATTTATGATTTTTGGGCAACCGAAGAAATGCCACCCTCAAGCCAAGCTAAAAATAGTTTGTTAAATAAACCTACATCTCTTGAACCATCAGAAAACGGAACTATTTTTCGTTTCTTTGAAATTCCCCCTACAGATAAAAATTGCTCACGTGAAGAAGCTGAAAAACAAGCGCAAGAAGCGTTTACTGCTGCTAAAGGAGCACATTGTCGAATTAATACTAAGCGCCATCCTATGATGCATACAACAAATACAATTGATTATGTGGTTGTATTAAAGGGAGAAGTAACCTTATTGCTTGATGAAGGTGAAGTTAAACTTAAACCTTTTGATGCTGTAGTTCAACGCTCAACCAATCATTATTGGATTAATGAAGGTAAAGAACCTGTATTAATGCTAGGTGTTTTATTAACGACGAAAAAATAG
- a CDS encoding antibiotic biosynthesis monooxygenase family protein, whose translation MFAVIYRAFIKPGYEAQYQDAWRQVASYFVQYRGALGSCLHKTQEGMWLAYSRWPDKVTRDASWPGENAPSEILPGKIKKAIVTIQNCIDQTHKFPEIAMEVIDDLLTTSQLKA comes from the coding sequence ATGTTTGCTGTTATCTATCGAGCTTTTATTAAACCTGGCTATGAGGCGCAATACCAAGATGCTTGGCGTCAGGTTGCCTCTTATTTTGTGCAATATCGGGGCGCTCTAGGCTCTTGTCTGCATAAAACTCAGGAAGGGATGTGGCTTGCTTACTCTCGTTGGCCTGATAAAGTTACTAGAGATGCTTCTTGGCCAGGGGAAAATGCGCCATCAGAAATTTTACCTGGTAAAATTAAAAAAGCTATTGTGACCATACAAAATTGTATTGATCAAACACATAAATTTCCCGAAATTGCTATGGAAGTCATTGATGATTTATTGACTACGAGTCAATTGAAAGCATAA
- a CDS encoding aminoglycoside phosphotransferase family protein, producing the protein MRRNELKCSDPQLINLLKQTYALQGTQVHFINTGSFYSFVVETANNKKFFLKIYPKEQTLVPIHPNLESINYAAIALYRFRCEFEFKYIPYIIQTTAGTFCLNTPELILLLSNYIEGSHPSYYPNQLLAEKLASILAKLHQIPISEFPKFKQEDFDISYALGLENWLKPQISAKDEIYASTLLSRLNNYEDILKEKLAQLKIWQTQFQQRDIPLALTHGDPHHYNVLQTEHEVWLVDWDGIKIAPIERDLWHYQESSLLNFYAKLNIQSIDLELCKFYQLQRFFEDTRYYLEQIILKKNATKQQDELDKETFLNHWGWQYCLKK; encoded by the coding sequence ATGCGACGCAATGAATTAAAATGTTCTGACCCGCAATTAATTAATCTTCTCAAGCAAACATATGCTCTTCAAGGAACTCAGGTTCACTTTATTAATACAGGGTCTTTCTACAGCTTTGTTGTTGAAACTGCCAATAATAAAAAATTTTTTTTAAAAATTTATCCAAAAGAGCAAACATTAGTACCTATTCATCCTAATCTTGAATCAATTAATTACGCTGCGATTGCACTCTATCGATTTAGATGTGAGTTTGAATTTAAATATATTCCGTATATCATACAAACGACAGCAGGTACATTTTGTTTGAATACACCTGAGCTTATTTTGCTGCTTTCTAATTACATTGAAGGCTCACATCCCTCCTACTATCCAAACCAATTATTAGCTGAAAAACTTGCTTCTATACTTGCTAAGCTTCATCAAATTCCGATTAGTGAATTTCCTAAATTTAAGCAAGAAGATTTTGATATTTCCTATGCACTTGGCTTGGAAAATTGGCTTAAACCCCAGATTTCTGCTAAAGATGAGATTTACGCATCTACTTTATTATCTCGATTAAATAACTACGAAGATATACTAAAAGAAAAACTAGCCCAGCTTAAAATATGGCAAACTCAATTTCAACAAAGAGATATACCATTAGCCCTTACCCATGGTGATCCTCACCACTATAATGTTTTACAGACCGAACATGAGGTATGGTTAGTTGATTGGGACGGTATTAAAATTGCTCCTATCGAACGCGATCTCTGGCATTACCAGGAGAGTTCTTTACTTAATTTCTATGCCAAATTAAATATACAATCAATTGATTTAGAATTATGTAAATTTTATCAACTGCAACGATTTTTTGAAGATACCCGTTATTATCTAGAGCAGATTATCTTAAAAAAAAATGCAACTAAGCAGCAAGATGAATTAGATAAAGAGACTTTTTTAAATCATTGGGGCTGGCAATATTGCTTAAAGAAGTAA
- a CDS encoding serine/threonine-protein kinase → MTYDKNRQKNNWHVRINNYHLIRQELNKLSEEGLLKAFLQINSQVSSLGNINALMQISKQTVFIKAIYLSELECLPENYLSTTNFFQLPLYYQYGIGSLGFGAWRELSAQQMASNWVLSGQCSYFPLLYQWRIINIPPHTINSTILDSVEKEVSIWHKEPTICYRHLARHTGQKVLLLFLEHIPFTLHDWLLSIKKESLLSGTLFQEIDNALTSIFSFINKQGMQHFDAHFKNILTDGQQVYLSDFGLAISDQFKLSESEKTYFKQHQTYDQTYKAFFLIYWLIEYLLKPELNSNKDFSILLQEFTQKNTTDLPTYLKMFEHYLPIALRMDKFYQKLKANLGSTPYPLNDD, encoded by the coding sequence ATGACATATGATAAAAATCGCCAAAAAAATAATTGGCATGTACGTATTAATAATTATCATTTAATTAGACAAGAATTAAATAAGTTAAGTGAAGAAGGGCTCTTAAAAGCGTTTTTGCAAATTAATTCGCAAGTATCAAGCTTAGGTAACATTAACGCTTTAATGCAAATTAGTAAGCAAACCGTTTTTATTAAAGCAATCTACTTATCAGAGCTAGAGTGTTTACCTGAAAATTACTTGTCTACAACCAATTTTTTTCAATTACCCCTTTATTACCAATATGGTATTGGTTCGCTTGGCTTTGGTGCTTGGCGTGAATTAAGCGCCCAACAAATGGCTAGTAACTGGGTGTTATCTGGCCAATGCAGCTATTTTCCTCTGCTTTATCAATGGCGCATCATTAATATTCCACCACATACTATCAACTCAACTATATTAGACTCAGTAGAAAAAGAAGTCTCAATTTGGCATAAAGAACCTACTATTTGCTATCGACATTTAGCCAGGCATACGGGGCAAAAAGTACTGCTACTCTTTTTAGAACATATCCCTTTTACACTACATGATTGGCTGTTATCCATAAAAAAAGAAAGCCTATTATCAGGAACGCTATTTCAGGAAATTGACAACGCTCTTACTTCTATTTTTTCCTTTATTAATAAACAAGGTATGCAGCATTTTGATGCCCATTTTAAAAATATTCTAACCGATGGCCAGCAAGTTTATCTATCTGATTTTGGTTTAGCGATAAGTGATCAATTTAAACTTTCTGAATCAGAAAAAACATACTTTAAGCAACATCAAACTTATGATCAAACATATAAAGCTTTTTTCCTAATTTATTGGTTAATTGAATATCTCCTAAAACCTGAATTAAATTCAAATAAAGATTTTTCTATTCTTTTGCAAGAATTTACTCAGAAAAATACAACTGACCTACCAACCTATCTAAAAATGTTTGAACATTATTTACCAATTGCCTTGCGCATGGATAAATTTTATCAAAAATTAAAAGCAAACTTAGGAAGTACTCCATATCCTTTAAATGATGATTAA
- a CDS encoding GMC family oxidoreductase has protein sequence MKTFDYIIIGGGTAGCVLANRLSKNPNHSVLLLEAGHNSSHIFSQLPVGQAKVVGNPNWDWQFLAEPDLSCANRQMRWPAGKCLGGSSSINGMVYVRGHKLDYDHWHSLGNQGWAYEEVLPFFKKMELFAYGDLNYRGDCGPLKVREIIKPHPLTQVFIAAAQELKIPFNPDYNSREQEGVGICQTNQTKRIRHSTAAAYLKPARHRKNLIVLTKAFVHKIHLLNQRAYRVSVQLSHGLEDFFATKEIILCAGSIQSPKILLQSGIGSPEELHSSCIHALPGVGKNLQEHPNTWISAFVNTSTYNTDLHIWRATKHLRQWLIKGGGAIATPIAHAICFIKTALGIQQPDIQIHFTPFSYEFDNGKLSLTKRPAIVLTPNICRPVTRGSITLSSADPTSPPLINYQALAEEKDVETLVAGCRIARKIINTSAFKPYLVAERFPGKDVDDVQLIDYIRHHSSLGYHPAGTCKMGCDPMAVVDASLKIHGLMGLRVADASIMPVITSGNTNAPTIMIAEKAAYLILQEHSK, from the coding sequence ATGAAAACGTTTGATTACATTATTATTGGGGGTGGAACAGCAGGTTGCGTTTTAGCCAATCGTTTATCAAAAAACCCTAATCATTCTGTACTTTTACTTGAAGCAGGACATAACTCAAGCCATATTTTCTCCCAACTTCCTGTTGGTCAAGCAAAAGTAGTGGGCAATCCTAATTGGGATTGGCAATTTCTTGCCGAGCCTGATCTTTCATGTGCAAATCGACAAATGCGCTGGCCTGCTGGCAAGTGCTTAGGTGGTAGTAGTTCAATTAACGGTATGGTTTATGTCCGTGGGCATAAATTAGATTATGATCATTGGCATTCTCTTGGTAATCAAGGTTGGGCTTATGAAGAAGTTTTGCCATTTTTTAAAAAGATGGAATTGTTTGCTTATGGTGATTTAAATTATCGTGGTGATTGTGGTCCTCTAAAGGTCCGAGAAATTATCAAACCTCATCCTTTAACTCAGGTATTTATTGCAGCAGCCCAAGAGTTAAAAATTCCTTTTAATCCAGATTATAATAGCCGCGAACAAGAAGGGGTTGGGATTTGCCAGACTAATCAGACTAAACGCATCCGACATAGCACTGCTGCTGCTTACTTAAAGCCTGCTCGACATCGTAAAAATTTAATTGTTTTAACAAAAGCGTTTGTTCATAAAATTCATTTATTAAATCAGCGAGCTTATCGTGTAAGCGTCCAATTAAGCCATGGTTTAGAAGATTTTTTTGCAACTAAGGAAATAATACTTTGTGCTGGAAGCATTCAATCTCCTAAAATATTATTACAATCGGGAATTGGCTCGCCAGAGGAGCTTCACTCTTCTTGTATTCATGCATTACCCGGGGTAGGAAAAAATTTACAAGAACATCCAAATACCTGGATTAGTGCATTTGTAAATACATCTACTTATAATACTGATCTCCATATTTGGCGTGCAACAAAACATTTAAGACAATGGCTTATAAAAGGCGGCGGTGCTATAGCAACCCCTATTGCGCATGCTATTTGTTTTATCAAAACAGCTCTAGGCATTCAGCAACCTGATATCCAAATTCATTTTACCCCCTTTTCTTATGAGTTTGATAATGGCAAATTGTCTTTGACAAAGCGGCCAGCTATTGTACTTACGCCTAATATTTGTCGCCCTGTAACCCGAGGATCAATTACGCTATCGAGTGCTGATCCTACATCGCCTCCTCTCATTAATTATCAAGCTTTAGCTGAAGAGAAAGATGTAGAAACGTTAGTTGCAGGATGCCGCATTGCACGTAAAATTATTAATACGTCAGCGTTTAAACCTTATCTTGTCGCGGAGCGTTTTCCTGGAAAAGATGTTGATGATGTTCAGCTGATAGATTATATCCGTCATCACTCCTCTTTAGGTTACCACCCTGCTGGAACATGTAAGATGGGTTGTGATCCTATGGCAGTAGTGGATGCTTCACTTAAAATACATGGTTTAATGGGGCTGCGCGTTGCGGACGCCTCTATTATGCCTGTAATTACGAGTGGGAATACAAACGCGCCTACTATCATGATCGCAGAAAAAGCTGCCTATTTAATTTTACAGGAGCACTCTAAATAA
- a CDS encoding purple acid phosphatase family protein: protein MKGLLQKCRVLILLNAFPCFLFAAEPNAVYLTWQSDPHTTMTINWITKTNDNNDALQYRPSATAAWIPVNGNHNVLPVDKSYQVHRVSLNGLKPGAIYEFSLKTDNNQIYTFKTMSETFDKPVRFVLGGDTYGDDNRDENFAAMNTRAASYDPLCAFLGGDLSYAGNLKSEFKYWIKWFNIWWKTMRGPNARLIPIIPAIGNHEVEGGEGQPVNKLVYYNFFPTTNPKDKTYYALKFGKEMLMVMLDADNVSDISGSQSRWLDTVLAENQSRPHLFALYHQGAYPSVRSFNRSKAKEIRKYWGTVFEKYGLDIAFEHHDHAYKRTYPLYQGEINHSKGVIYVGDGAWGVEPREVQNGNRPEFVRTNSTRHFILMEIQGRNRKMFAIKSDGTIVDQWEMTAKR from the coding sequence ATGAAAGGACTACTACAAAAGTGTAGGGTACTCATTTTATTAAATGCTTTTCCCTGCTTTCTCTTTGCTGCAGAACCAAATGCTGTTTATTTAACCTGGCAATCTGATCCACATACAACGATGACAATCAATTGGATTACCAAAACTAACGACAATAATGATGCTTTACAATACCGTCCTTCTGCAACTGCAGCCTGGATTCCTGTTAATGGTAATCATAATGTTTTACCTGTTGATAAAAGTTATCAAGTACACCGCGTAAGTTTAAATGGATTAAAACCCGGTGCAATTTATGAATTTTCATTAAAAACAGATAATAATCAAATTTATACCTTTAAAACCATGTCAGAAACCTTTGATAAACCTGTTCGCTTTGTCCTAGGAGGTGACACATATGGTGATGATAATCGTGATGAAAATTTTGCTGCTATGAATACTCGTGCTGCGAGTTATGATCCTTTATGTGCTTTTCTCGGCGGTGATTTATCTTATGCAGGCAATCTAAAATCTGAGTTTAAATATTGGATTAAATGGTTCAATATTTGGTGGAAAACAATGCGCGGACCTAATGCACGGTTAATCCCTATTATCCCTGCTATTGGCAACCATGAAGTAGAAGGTGGCGAAGGCCAGCCCGTTAATAAACTTGTTTATTATAACTTTTTCCCTACAACCAATCCCAAAGATAAAACCTATTATGCTCTCAAATTTGGCAAAGAGATGTTAATGGTTATGTTAGACGCTGATAATGTAAGTGATATTAGCGGTTCACAAAGTAGATGGTTAGACACGGTTCTTGCCGAAAATCAATCACGGCCTCATCTTTTTGCTCTTTATCATCAAGGTGCTTATCCTTCCGTACGCTCCTTTAATCGCTCGAAAGCTAAAGAAATTCGCAAATATTGGGGAACAGTTTTCGAAAAATATGGCTTAGATATTGCTTTTGAACACCACGATCACGCTTATAAAAGAACATATCCTTTATATCAAGGCGAAATAAATCATTCTAAAGGCGTAATTTATGTTGGGGATGGCGCTTGGGGAGTTGAACCTCGCGAAGTACAAAATGGTAATCGTCCAGAGTTTGTAAGAACAAACAGTACTCGTCATTTTATTTTAATGGAAATTCAGGGGCGAAATCGTAAGATGTTTGCAATCAAATCGGATGGCACTATCGTTGATCAATGGGAAATGACAGCAAAACGATAA
- a CDS encoding fatty acyl-AMP ligase produces MRKKLDFNNVIDLFNDRWQISPHHPLYFYSTTGHTKDSICYSYDGMRHKILSIAALIQANTQPGDRVLMIFAPGIDYITTFWACLFAGVLAVPAYPPFDKNTVEKLQAIINNATPKLILSNQEIISNIKKLSLFKTFATNKLLKNLAYKFSNKTSELCEWDFEKFRWLDIGKANKNWAEKYKPITIKPNDVAYLQYTSGSTAMPKGVMVTHRNILANLSLVLQTIGEQENDRMVSWLPPYHDMGLIGNLLFPVYAQIPILMMSPITFLRHPYLWLNAISDFKATVSGGPNFAFELCERKIDPKQLAPNFSLASWRVAYNGAEPINYHTLENFYLKFKEYCFKKQAYYPLYGLAEATVFVSGKDKDDHLTYLPVKKSSLQQHNIVLNDKQVNSTVLVSCGKPKVPTIIISETLQPCAEGEIGEIWLQGDSVTLGYWQKEQDTKEAYQATLPGDDSNQTYLRTGDLGFLYYGNLYITGRIKDLIIINGKNHYPHDIELVVHATHPLIRLGCTAAFSLVSDGQEKLAIVAELKEPANLNVYLIIIQKIRAIVNLHHSLDPFSIALLPPKTLPKTTSGKLRRNYTKQLLENNQLELLYNWCLEAEVVQ; encoded by the coding sequence ATGCGTAAAAAACTGGATTTTAATAATGTAATTGATTTATTCAATGATCGCTGGCAAATCTCTCCTCATCATCCCTTATATTTCTATTCTACTACAGGCCATACAAAAGACAGTATTTGCTATTCATATGATGGGATGAGACATAAAATTCTATCTATTGCTGCCTTAATACAAGCCAATACCCAACCCGGTGATCGAGTTTTAATGATTTTTGCACCGGGAATAGATTATATTACCACCTTTTGGGCTTGTCTTTTTGCAGGCGTGCTCGCCGTACCTGCTTATCCTCCCTTTGATAAAAATACCGTTGAAAAATTACAGGCCATTATAAACAATGCTACGCCAAAGCTTATCTTATCAAACCAAGAAATCATTTCTAATATAAAGAAGTTAAGCCTATTTAAAACCTTTGCTACCAATAAATTATTAAAAAATTTAGCTTATAAATTTTCCAATAAAACAAGCGAATTATGTGAGTGGGACTTTGAAAAATTTCGCTGGTTAGATATTGGCAAAGCGAATAAAAATTGGGCTGAGAAATATAAGCCAATAACTATTAAACCTAATGATGTTGCCTATTTACAGTACACTTCAGGATCAACGGCAATGCCAAAAGGCGTGATGGTCACTCATCGCAATATACTAGCTAATTTAAGTTTAGTGTTGCAAACTATCGGGGAACAAGAAAATGATCGTATGGTTTCTTGGTTACCACCTTATCATGATATGGGATTGATTGGTAATCTACTTTTCCCTGTATATGCGCAAATTCCCATCTTAATGATGTCCCCTATTACTTTTCTCCGCCATCCATATTTATGGTTAAATGCCATTTCAGATTTTAAAGCAACAGTCAGTGGTGGGCCAAATTTTGCTTTCGAATTATGTGAAAGAAAAATTGATCCCAAACAACTTGCACCTAATTTTAGCTTAGCTTCCTGGCGTGTCGCTTATAATGGCGCAGAACCTATTAATTATCATACCTTAGAAAATTTTTACCTTAAATTTAAAGAATATTGTTTTAAAAAACAGGCTTATTATCCACTTTATGGACTTGCTGAAGCGACAGTGTTTGTCAGTGGTAAAGATAAAGATGATCATCTTACTTATTTACCTGTGAAAAAAAGTAGCTTACAGCAACATAATATTGTTCTTAATGATAAACAAGTTAATTCCACCGTATTAGTTAGTTGTGGTAAACCCAAAGTACCAACAATTATTATCTCTGAAACCTTGCAACCATGCGCCGAAGGTGAAATTGGTGAGATTTGGCTACAAGGAGATAGTGTTACTTTAGGTTATTGGCAAAAAGAACAAGACACTAAAGAGGCCTATCAAGCAACCCTCCCTGGTGATGACTCTAACCAAACTTACTTAAGAACAGGTGATCTTGGCTTTTTATATTATGGGAACTTATACATTACAGGCAGGATTAAAGATTTAATCATTATTAATGGCAAGAACCACTATCCACATGATATTGAATTAGTTGTACATGCTACTCATCCTTTAATTCGTTTGGGTTGTACTGCTGCTTTTTCGCTTGTCTCTGATGGTCAAGAAAAATTAGCAATTGTGGCAGAATTAAAAGAGCCGGCAAATCTAAATGTTTATTTAATTATTATTCAGAAAATAAGAGCGATTGTTAATTTGCATCATAGCTTAGACCCGTTTTCGATAGCTCTTCTTCCACCTAAAACACTTCCTAAAACAACAAGTGGCAAACTGAGACGAAATTATACCAAGCAACTCTTAGAAAATAATCAATTGGAATTACTTTATAATTGGTGTTTAGAAGCTGAGGTCGTACAATGA